From the genome of Rhizobium oryzihabitans:
AATCAAGAAATAGCTGACCGCCTCGATGGTAAGGTCACGCAAGGGATCAGCGGCCCCGATGCGGGCCTGTCCAGATCGACTTAACAGTGCTTGGGGATGACGAGCTTGACGCATTCGCCCTTCTCTGCCGCAAACTTTGCCGGCGTCTCCAGCGACGATGCTGAGGCTGATACGTCTGGAGAAGGCGAGGAGGGCTAAGGAGGCAGAGCGCCAGCGCGTCGAGCGTGACGGCGAACTGATCCGGGAGCGGTGTTCCACTCTTGCGGGCTTCGTGCGCGAGCGTGGCACGTTCTGGAGCCTTTGCAGCCATATGTGCATGGATGGCACGTCGACGCGCTGTGCGAGCATCTAGAGGCGGTAACTGACGCGCGGATAACCCGGCTGCTGATCAACATCCCGCCGGGACCATGAAGTCGCTGCTGACGTCGGTTCTATGGCCGGCGTGGGAATGGGGGCCGAAGGTCTGCCGGCAATGCGGTATCTGACCACAAGCTACGCTGAGAAGTACGTCAAGCGCGATAGCCGCCGCATGCGTGATCTCATCGTGTCCGACTGGTTCCAGTCTCTGTGGCAGAGGTCAAGCTTATCCGTGCTGGTGAGGCATCCTTCGCCAACAACAAGACCGGCTTTCGTGAAGCATGCCGTTCGGTTCGCTGACAGGTGGCCGTGGTGATCGGGTGATCATTGACGACCGCATTCGACAGAGACCGCAGAGAGCGATGCTGAGCGGGAAAGCACGACGCGCATCTTTCGGGAGGCTGTTCCGACCGACTGAACAATCCGGCCTCGTCGGCCATCGTGGTTATCATGCAGCGCCTGCACGAAAGTGACGTGTCGGGCAGATACTGAAGCTTGGCCTTGGGTATGAGCATCTCATGCTCCCCATGGAGTTTGAGCCAGAGCGTCGGTGCCACACGTCGATCGGGTTTGACGATCGCGCACGGAAGAAGGGGAATTGCTTTTCCTGAGCGTTTTCCGCGCGAGGTTGTCGAGCGTGACAAGATACCGATGGGTTCCTACGCTGTTGCAGGGCAATTGCAGCAGCGGCCATCCCTCGATCGGAGGCATGTTCCAGCGTGGCGACTTTGAGATTGTCGATGCAGTTCCAGCCAATGCGCAACGGTGCAGGCATGGGACTTTGCGGCAAGCAAGGCAAAGCCGGGACGCCAGCCAGACTGGACCGTTGTCTTGGATGGCGAAGGTAAACGACACGTTCTACGTCGAGGACGTCAGGCGCGCGCGGTGGTCGGCATCTGAGGTCAACACGAACCTCAAGAATACTGCCACGCAAGACGGCGCACGACCCGCATCAGGATGCCTCAAGACCCTGGCGCGGCCGGTAAAGCTGACGCTGAGACCAAGGTCAAGCTCCTGGCCGGCTTCGATGTTGTCGTGGTGGCCCCAACCGTGACAAGGCGACCCGCGCGCGCCCGGCATCTGCTCAGGCGGAAGCGGGCAACGTGAAGCTGGTACGCGGAACGTGAATGAAGCCTTTCTGGACGAGATATGCACGTTCCCGAACGGACAGTTCGATGACCAGGTGGACGCCTTTGCCGACGCCTTAAACGAATTGGCGCTCGGTGACGGGTTCGACGCAAACATGTGGAAGAGGCTAGCTGGATAATGTCGAGACGCAACAGCAGCCGCATCCAGAAGCGGACCATGACGCCGAATTCCCCGGCGCAGACCCATGACAGTTTTCAGAACTTCATGCGCGGACAGGAATCGGTACGGACAATATGTCCACCGGTTCGAGCTATGGGTTCAACCCGATCAGCCGCGACCGCGTGCGTCTCGAATGGATGTACCGCGGTTCCTGGCTGGTGGTAAGGCGGTCGACGTTGTTGCCGAGGACATGACCCGTGAAGGCGTGGACATCAACGGCGATATCAGCCCGGATCACATCGAGGAGTTCCACGTCGGTCTGCATAACCTGCAGATATGGCAGAACCTGAACGACACCATCAAGTGGGCTCGTCTCTATGGTGGCGCCGTCGCTATCATGCTGATCGAGGGCAGGACGTTTCCACGCCACTCCGTCGCGACACGATCACGAAGGGCTCATTCAAGGGTCTGCTGGTTCTCGACCGGTGGATGGTACAGCCCTCGCTCAACCAGCCGGTGACAGAGTACGGCCCGTACCTCGGCCAGCCAGAGTTCTACACCGTCAATCAGAACGCCCGGCGCTGATCAACAAGAAGGTGCATTACTCGCGGGTCATCCGCATCGAGGGATACGAACTGCCGTTCCAGCAGAAACTGACGGAGAACGGCTGGGGTATCTCGGTTGTCGAGCGGCTCTATGATCGACTGGTGGGATTTGACAGCGCAACGCAGGGTGCCGCCCAGCTTGTCTACAAGGCGCATCTGCGGACGGTGAAGGTCAAGGATCTCCGCAAGATCATTGCGGCCGGCGGCCCAGCGCTTGAGGGCTTAGTCAAGCAGGTCGACATGATCCGCAAATACCAGTCCAACGAAGGGCTGACGTTGCTTGACGGAGACGACGAGTTCCAGGCCGACAGTTACACCTTCTCCGGTCTGGATGCGGTTTTGCTCCAGTTCGGTCAGCAACTGTCCGGTGCGATCGACATTCCTCTGGTTCGCCTCTTCGGGCAGTCGCCGGCTGGCATGAACGCCACGGGCGAGAGCGATCTGCGGAATTATTACGATAGCGTCAAGGCCCAGCAGGAGCGCCGCCTGAAGCTGCCCCTGACGATCCTGTTCGACGTGATGCATCGATCGCTTTTCGGTGAGGAACCGGCCAAGAACTTTTCGTTCAAGTTCAACCCGCTTTGGCAGATGAGCGAGAAGGAAAAGGCAGAGGTCGCGGAATCGGTCGAGCGGTCAACATCGTCGGCTTATGCTGAGGGACTGATCGGCAAGGCTACCGCGCTCAAGACGCTTCGCCAGTCGGCGGAAGTCACGGGCATCTTCTCGGCCATCCCTGATGAGGAAATCAAGGCTGCGGAGGAAGATGACGCAAACCCTCCCGTCCCAGACCTTGAGGGCCTGACGGGCCAGGACGAGTCGGAAGACGAAAGCGTGTCCGAGGTGAAGCCAGAGCCCAAGCCACTCGCGGCCATTGTAGGCGGGAAGACGTGAAGACCTTCGATAAGGCCGGAGACAGGAAAAGCCGCTCGGCATTCATCCGGGCCAAGAAGGCAGAAGCCCGATACGCGATCCAGCTTCGCAAGATCGCGCGGGTCATCGGGGATATAGCCAGTGGCTACACTGTTGGTGATCCATCGTCGGCAAGCAAGATTGAGCAAGCCCTTCGCCGGTACAGCAACGTCATCGGCGGATGGGCGGAGACTACGGCCCTTCGGATGCTGGAAGACGTCGCCAGCCGCGATAGAGCGGCGTGGATGGAGGTTTCACGCCGGATAGGCCAAGGCATCGCCAAGGAGATCGAAAGCGCTCCCACCGGCGCTGTGATGCGGGAACGGCTGCAGGATCAGGTCAAGCTCATCAAGTCGTTGCCGGAAGAGGCGGCGGATCGGGTGAGGGAGATATCGACCAAGGCATTTACCGAGGGCAAGCGTCCTCAGTATGTGGCCGAGGAGATCATGCGCAGCGGTGACGTTGCCAAGAGCCGCGCCAACACGATTGCCCGAACCGAGGTAAGCCGGACAGGAACGGAACTGACGAGGGCGAGAGCCGAATATGTCGGGTCTGAGGGGTATATTTGGAGAACGGCAGAAGATGAGGACGTGCGACATTCCCACGAGGAGATGAATGGCAAATTCGTCAGATGGGATTCGCCGCCGACCTTGGACGGAATGAAAGGGCATGCAGGGCAGTTTCCAAACTGCAGATGCTACCCGGAACCTGTCATTCCAGGCGATGAAGTATCCGCTGTGCGCGTTCCGCGCCTTGGCCGCCCTCGCCCACAATATCGGTGAGGAATTTGGCGGCCGATTGAATAAAGGCCGCAGCATCTGCTTCCAACGTATCCGCCTGGTCGACATGCGGGAACGTATCGACAAAGGCCTCTCTGGCCTGATCGTTCAATTCCTCGATTAGAGCGTCGGGGGATAGTCTGGGCAACTTCATCGCCCGCACATTTGCACAAAATCGAGGGGGATGGAATGGCCGTTGGCAACTTGAGTTTGCGGGCAGTGCTTTCGCGTGGCAGCGCACCGCCTGAGACGGTGAAAGACATTGCCGCCGGGATTGCGTTCGTCGCCGACGACAATACCGTGTTGCTGCTCAAGCGCTCGCCCAAGGAAGAGAACTTCGCCGGTCACTGGGCATTCCCCGGTGGCAAGGCAGATGACGGAGAAACGGCCGAGGAAGCCGCCAGACGCGAAGCGATTGAGGAGATGGGCAATGTTCCGATCCGCACGCTTCGCTCTCTGGACACACGCGATACGCCGAACGGAATGGAGTTCACGACATTCGTCTGTGAAGGCTCCCCGAAGTTCATCCCGACACTGAACGGGGAACACACGGACTATCGCTGGGCATCGCTGGATGACCTGCCGCAGCCAATGCACCCAGCCGTCGCCAGAACGCTTGCTGAGGGCAAACTGACCGGTGACAAGGCCGCCAGCGAAGACGCGCAGTTCCGCTTCTACACGCCCGTTAAGATCGGTCCGAAGCGCAGCCTGACGCCTGAAGGCTTCCTGCTCTGCGAAGATGTGCCGATCGCGCGCATCGGGGAACTGATCTACGTCGGCGGCGAAGTCCCGGTTGATCCCGGTCGAGATGGCCTTGTCCGCATCTCGCGCGACGAGGCGCAGGTATTCGCCCCAGCCACGGTCGCATCGTTTCTTGGCAAACCGATCACGGTTGACCACCCCGATGAAGATGTAACCCCGTCCAACTGGCGCAGCCTGTCTGTAGGCACCATCGTCGCGGTACGGCGTGGAACAGGCGATCTGTCCGACTTTCTGCTGGCTGACTTCCTGATCCAGGATGAGGCAGCAATCGCCAAGGTCACCGCCGGCAATCCAGAAGTCTCGTGCGGCTATGACGCCGATTACGAGCAGATCGAACCCGGCAAAGGCCGGCAGACCAACATCATCGGCAATCACGTCGCCCTTGTCGATAAGGGGCGTTGCGGCCCTCGGTGTTTCGTTGGCGACAACCAATCTCTAACCAGTACAGGAGGCCCTCCGATGGGTACAAAACGTACGTGGCGTGATCGCATCATGACGGCCTTCAAGGCCCAGGATGAAGCCGCCCTGAATGAAGAACTAGACACGATGGCCGACGAAGCCGAGCCGCAAA
Proteins encoded in this window:
- a CDS encoding DUF1073 domain-containing protein — translated: MHYSRVIRIEGYELPFQQKLTENGWGISVVERLYDRLVGFDSATQGAAQLVYKAHLRTVKVKDLRKIIAAGGPALEGLVKQVDMIRKYQSNEGLTLLDGDDEFQADSYTFSGLDAVLLQFGQQLSGAIDIPLVRLFGQSPAGMNATGESDLRNYYDSVKAQQERRLKLPLTILFDVMHRSLFGEEPAKNFSFKFNPLWQMSEKEKAEVAESVERSTSSAYAEGLIGKATALKTLRQSAEVTGIFSAIPDEEIKAAEEDDANPPVPDLEGLTGQDESEDESVSEVKPEPKPLAAIVGGKT
- a CDS encoding phage minor head protein, which codes for MKTFDKAGDRKSRSAFIRAKKAEARYAIQLRKIARVIGDIASGYTVGDPSSASKIEQALRRYSNVIGGWAETTALRMLEDVASRDRAAWMEVSRRIGQGIAKEIESAPTGAVMRERLQDQVKLIKSLPEEAADRVREISTKAFTEGKRPQYVAEEIMRSGDVAKSRANTIARTEVSRTGTELTRARAEYVGSEGYIWRTAEDEDVRHSHEEMNGKFVRWDSPPTLDGMKGHAGQFPNCRCYPEPVIPGDEVSAVRVPRLGRPRPQYR
- a CDS encoding DUF2213 domain-containing protein, producing MAVGNLSLRAVLSRGSAPPETVKDIAAGIAFVADDNTVLLLKRSPKEENFAGHWAFPGGKADDGETAEEAARREAIEEMGNVPIRTLRSLDTRDTPNGMEFTTFVCEGSPKFIPTLNGEHTDYRWASLDDLPQPMHPAVARTLAEGKLTGDKAASEDAQFRFYTPVKIGPKRSLTPEGFLLCEDVPIARIGELIYVGGEVPVDPGRDGLVRISRDEAQVFAPATVASFLGKPITVDHPDEDVTPSNWRSLSVGTIVAVRRGTGDLSDFLLADFLIQDEAAIAKVTAGNPEVSCGYDADYEQIEPGKGRQTNIIGNHVALVDKGRCGPRCFVGDNQSLTSTGGPPMGTKRTWRDRIMTAFKAQDEAALNEELDTMADEAEPQKLVIELKQPEVEKDDETKDDGEQPDVAALIQAMDEKFTAAITDIAGRLAKLEAGEVGETTDNEHGDKDDGETKDEEGEEEGKTDEEKSGKTTDSAGLKSEFTETLARAEILSPGIKLPTFDAKADQKKTADSLCALRRKALANAFKDDDRKEFVTPFVGDRPDFTKLTCDAAKQMFVGASELAKRANNRAQVFDNTRRAATDAHANSIKSINEAHRAFWKR